The genomic DNA CTAGCCACATTAACCGTCGCGGTATGTGCTCGAGACCCACATAGGGGGTAGGGGTTTCAAGTGAGACTGGGTCTATTGCTTGTCGTCGATGAGACACAAGGTCTCCGATGATCCGCTCTTCGCTGCTTTGGCGATTTATCAGGTCATATTCTGCCCGTACCCATTGATCGGCAGTAGATGCCAGTTTGGTGTTGGCGGCGATCTTGTCGTCAAGAGCCCCAAGAACCTCCACGATTGCTTTCTGTTCATGCAATTCCGGGATCATCAATTGGATTGAATCCATTGCTGCCCGAGTCAATTTAGGCTGTGTGGATCCAGTTAGATACCCAGATACATCAGTAATAGCAAGGATATAGGACAGGAAACGCGTATCAGAAAGGTGGTTTCCTTTTACTACATGCGCATGATTGTTCACCCAGAATTTTCCAGTAGCCATGAACGCAATAGGAGTGGACCGGGATCTAAGATTTTCCCCGTCTTCAGCGATTAGTAGGTAGTCGCCATTAAAAATGAAGTTATCGACATAGTCGACAATTCCAGAAGCTCCGTAATAGGGAAACTCGCCCGCTACGCGTTCCGTTCCCTTTACGGGACGCCTTAAGGAATCGTAATTATCGGTAACTTCTCCCAGTCGGACCCGTCGAAGATACATCAGTTGATTCTCCTCAATTGCCCCTGGACAACCGCGGCCAGTCGTTCCGATTCTTCAAACTGTGCGAAGAGTTCCTTCTTCAGGCGGGTGATCTTCTCCTCGATCGGCTCGCCGTCATCTTCAATTTCAGCTGTACCGACGTAGCGGCCGGGTGTCAGGGCGTAGTCGGCGTCCTTGATTTCGTTGAGGGTGGCGGAGTAGCAGAAACCGGCTTCATCCTCGTAGGTCTTGCCCTGGGCAGAGGGGGTGCCGCGCCATGCGTGGAAGGTGTCGGCGATCTTGGCGATGTCCTCATCGCTCAGGGCGCGTTCGGCGCGGTCGATCATGTGGCCGAGGTTGCGGGCGTCGATGAACAGCACCTGACCCGTGCGGTCGATGGACCCCTGCCTGCCAGCGGTTTTATCTTTGGCGAAAAACCACACGCATACCGGGATGCCGGTGGACCTGAACAACTGGGTGGGAAGTGCCACCATGCAGGAGACGAGATCGGCTTCGATCAGCTCGGCACGGATCTTTCCTTCGCCGCCAGTATTTGAGGACATGGAGCCGTTGGCCATGACCACACCAGCAGACCCGCCGGGAGCGAGCTTGGAGATGATGTGCTGGATCCAGGCGTAGTTGGCGTTGTTCTTCGGGGGCACGCCGTAGCGCCAGCGGGGGTCTTCTTCGTTGCGGGCCCAGTCCTTGATGTTGAACGGGGGGTTGGCCATGATGTAGTCGGCCTGCATGTCCGGGTGCTGGTCGCGGGCGAAGGTATCTCCCCAGCGAGGGGCGAGGTTGGCGTTAAGGCCATGGATAGCCAAGTTCATCTTGGCCATCCGCCAGGTACGTTCGTTGAGTTCCTGACCGTAGACGGAGATCGCGGTGCGGTCTTCATTGTGGGCGTCGAGGAACTTTTCGGTCTGGACGAACATGCCACCCGAGCCGCAGCAGGGGTCGTAGACCCGTCCGCTGATTGGCTCGAGGACTTCCACGAGGACACGGACGACGCCGGCCGGGGTGTAGAACTCGCCGCCACGCTTGCCTTCTGCCCGGGCGAATTTCTCCAGGAAGTACTCGTAGACCTCGCCGAGGAGATCTCGGGCTCGGCCCTGTCCTTGGCCGGTGAACTGGGTGGTGTTGAACAGGTCAATCAGCTCACCAAGGCGGCGCTGATCGATGTTGTCGCGGTTGAAGATACGTGGCAGCGTGCCCGCCAGCGTGGGATTGGCAGCCATGACCTCGTCCATGGCGTCGTCGATGAGCTCACCGATACTCTTCGGGGCTCCACCACCCATGGCGGGCAGACCCTTGGCGTTGGTGGCCAGGTACTCCCAGCGGGCGTTCTCCGGAACCCAGAAGACGCCGTGGCCGGTGTACTCGTCGACGTCGTCAATGAGCATGCCGATCTGTTCCTCGGTCATGCCGCCAGCGGTGAGTTCCTCGTGGATCTGGGTGCGGCGTTCGGTGAAGGCATCGGAGACATACTTGAGGAACACCAGTCCGAGGATGACGTCCTTGTATTGGGAGGCGTCCATGGAGCCGCGGAGTTTGTCGGCGGCCTTCCAGAGTGTGTCCTTCAGTTCCTTCATGGTCGAGGGCGTGGCCTCGACCTTGGTTTTCGTTGTCACAGTGTTTTCCTTTATCAAGATGGTCCTTTTAGCTTAGGGGTGACGGTCGACATGGGCATCGTCGCCTCCATGGCATTATCGAATGCCCGTGCGTAGGGGCAGCGTCGCGAGGTTCCGTGGATTTGGGTAGGTAATGCCCCCGCCGTGGCGGACAACGTCCATTGCTGCGTTGGAGACTGCTTCCGCTTGCCGATGCAGCTCGTTGGCCTGGTCAGCCAGCTCTTGGAGGCGACCAAGGGTGTCAATCTGGAGGTGCAGCGAGTGCCAATTTCCCGAGTTAAAGAAAATTGTCGGTTTAGTGGATAAAGATTCTTCGCCATGGTGGGAACCTTCCGCTTGAGGCCGCAGTCTAAGTAGGTGGGCGCCTCTTCCTCCCCCCGGAGAGACGCCTGGCCGCCCGCACCCCCACGGGCGCACACCCTGGTGGCCGCCACAATGGTGGCCACCAGGGCGATAGTCGGCTCATCAAGGGCTCTTCTCCAGGGCCGGTCTTGCGTGGAACGGCTGGCACCCGGATCTTCGCCGCTGTTGCTCGGGCATCATTCGGTCTGAATCCCAGCAGACGCGGGGGCATTTCCTGACAGACGCCGCCCGGAGAGGGCAGCACCCGTCCTAGCCACCCGCCATATGAAGGGGTGGGAGCGGGGCCTACAAGGCTAAAAGAGCGCCGTAGTCACGTGCGCCGGGTACACGGCGGGGTAATATTTGAGCTCTATCGAGACGGAGTGGGGCAGTATGAAGAAGATCCTTACCGCACTGACCAGCGTGGCTCTAGTGCTGGGACTGTCCGGATGCGGCGCGAATGACACCTCGGCGCCTCCAGCTAGTAGCAGTGAGCGCATTACCACCACTACT from Corynebacterium guangdongense includes the following:
- a CDS encoding restriction endonuclease subunit S, yielding MYLRRVRLGEVTDNYDSLRRPVKGTERVAGEFPYYGASGIVDYVDNFIFNGDYLLIAEDGENLRSRSTPIAFMATGKFWVNNHAHVVKGNHLSDTRFLSYILAITDVSGYLTGSTQPKLTRAAMDSIQLMIPELHEQKAIVEVLGALDDKIAANTKLASTADQWVRAEYDLINRQSSEERIIGDLVSHRRQAIDPVSLETPTPYVGLEHIPRRLMWLDNHGSSEEVTSNKSYFHTGDILFGKLRPYFHKVVTAPTSGICSTDILVLASKEEIFSGYVLASLTHDDVIQAVTALSAGTRMPRTNWKDLSQVTIPWPGDLVATAFSESIQDIRGYVVGLMAENQTLAATRDALLPQLMSGKLRVKEAEKVLESAL
- a CDS encoding type I restriction-modification system subunit M; its protein translation is MKELKDTLWKAADKLRGSMDASQYKDVILGLVFLKYVSDAFTERRTQIHEELTAGGMTEEQIGMLIDDVDEYTGHGVFWVPENARWEYLATNAKGLPAMGGGAPKSIGELIDDAMDEVMAANPTLAGTLPRIFNRDNIDQRRLGELIDLFNTTQFTGQGQGRARDLLGEVYEYFLEKFARAEGKRGGEFYTPAGVVRVLVEVLEPISGRVYDPCCGSGGMFVQTEKFLDAHNEDRTAISVYGQELNERTWRMAKMNLAIHGLNANLAPRWGDTFARDQHPDMQADYIMANPPFNIKDWARNEEDPRWRYGVPPKNNANYAWIQHIISKLAPGGSAGVVMANGSMSSNTGGEGKIRAELIEADLVSCMVALPTQLFRSTGIPVCVWFFAKDKTAGRQGSIDRTGQVLFIDARNLGHMIDRAERALSDEDIAKIADTFHAWRGTPSAQGKTYEDEAGFCYSATLNEIKDADYALTPGRYVGTAEIEDDGEPIEEKITRLKKELFAQFEESERLAAVVQGQLRRIN